A window of Pseudodesulfovibrio hydrargyri contains these coding sequences:
- a CDS encoding trypsin-like peptidase domain-containing protein, which translates to MNRTVSLFLLLLSLFSFASVPAQAADRRTPVVRAVEAVSPSVVNITVTSTVPGNGSPFGDPFFDQFFRQYYNQRPRRSQSLGSGVIIDGKKALVLTNAHVIASGGDIAVRLKDGREFKADLVGSDADFDLAVLKLENAHDLPQVSMGDSEGIFIGETVIAIGNPFGYSNTVTTGVVSALNRPMKTDAGAYGSFIQTDAAINPGNSGGPLLNINGELIGINTAIQARAEGIGFAIPINKAKHVIAELLDAGHVSPIWLGLFGQDVDQAAARYFNLKDLNGMLVTEVYPGTPAADALIKPGDVLVSFNGRVLANKTDYLTRLFSVTKSESVNLTALRDGQAIRLHLRPQVLDKAMALKLVRSHWGFELADRGQGTGAEVTGVVPGSAAAKLGLKQGDVIHQIGNRSLRSGIDLLNAFLRNRMQKTVMMRVQRGRGLYTVQLTL; encoded by the coding sequence ATGAATCGTACCGTATCCCTTTTCCTCCTTCTCCTTTCCCTTTTCTCCTTCGCCTCCGTCCCCGCCCAGGCCGCCGACCGCCGCACCCCGGTGGTCCGCGCCGTGGAAGCGGTCAGCCCCTCGGTGGTCAACATCACCGTGACCTCCACGGTCCCGGGCAACGGTTCGCCCTTCGGCGATCCCTTTTTCGACCAGTTCTTCAGGCAATATTATAACCAGCGTCCACGCCGCTCCCAGAGCCTCGGCTCGGGCGTGATCATCGACGGCAAAAAGGCGTTGGTCCTGACCAACGCCCATGTCATCGCCTCGGGCGGCGACATCGCCGTGCGCCTCAAGGACGGCCGGGAGTTCAAGGCCGACCTGGTCGGCTCGGACGCCGACTTCGACCTGGCCGTGCTCAAGCTTGAGAACGCCCACGATCTGCCCCAGGTCTCCATGGGCGACTCGGAGGGCATCTTCATCGGCGAGACGGTCATCGCCATCGGCAACCCGTTCGGCTACTCCAACACCGTGACCACCGGCGTGGTTTCGGCCCTGAACCGGCCCATGAAGACCGACGCCGGGGCCTACGGCAGCTTCATCCAGACCGACGCGGCCATCAATCCCGGCAACTCCGGCGGCCCGCTGCTGAACATCAACGGCGAGCTCATCGGCATCAACACCGCCATCCAGGCCCGGGCCGAGGGCATCGGCTTCGCCATCCCCATCAACAAGGCCAAGCACGTCATCGCCGAGCTCCTCGACGCCGGCCACGTCTCGCCCATCTGGCTCGGCCTGTTCGGCCAGGACGTGGACCAGGCCGCGGCCCGCTATTTCAATCTCAAGGACCTGAACGGCATGCTCGTCACCGAGGTCTATCCCGGCACCCCGGCGGCGGACGCGCTGATCAAGCCCGGCGACGTGCTCGTATCCTTCAACGGCCGGGTCCTGGCCAACAAGACCGACTACCTGACCCGGCTGTTCAGCGTGACCAAGTCCGAGTCCGTCAACCTGACCGCCCTGCGCGACGGGCAGGCGATCCGCCTGCACCTGAGACCCCAGGTCCTGGACAAGGCCATGGCCCTGAAGCTGGTGCGCTCCCACTGGGGGTTCGAACTGGCCGACCGGGGACAGGGAACGGGCGCGGAGGTGACCGGCGTGGTCCCGGGCTCGGCGGCGGCCAAGCTCGGCCTCAAGCAGGGCGACGTCATCCATCAGATAGGCAACCGCAGCCTGCGTTCGGGCATCGACCTGCTCAACGCGTTTCTGCGCAACCGCATGCAGAAGACGGTCATGATGCGCGTCCAGCGCGGGCGCGGCCTGTACACCGTCCAGCTGACCCTCTAG
- a CDS encoding class I SAM-dependent methyltransferase, which translates to MFNEHVPDTKARILDFGCGYGRIMAELASAGYTDLTGIDFSEPLVERGLAEHPELNLAAYPGGPLPYGDDTFDAAVMLAVFTCMLETRTQAEALLELRRVLRPGGVLYVNDFLLNRDRRNLDRYQLGQEKYGLYGVFDVDDGGTLRHHDRNHMEALFSGFTTLAFEEVVYETMHGHQSNGFYAVVKMPG; encoded by the coding sequence GTGTTCAACGAGCACGTCCCGGACACGAAGGCGCGCATACTGGACTTCGGCTGCGGCTACGGCCGGATCATGGCCGAACTGGCCTCGGCCGGGTACACCGACCTGACCGGCATCGACTTCTCCGAGCCCCTGGTCGAACGCGGCCTGGCCGAACACCCCGAGCTCAACCTGGCCGCCTACCCCGGCGGTCCCCTGCCGTACGGCGACGACACCTTCGACGCCGCCGTCATGCTCGCGGTCTTCACCTGCATGCTCGAGACCCGCACCCAGGCCGAGGCCCTGCTCGAGCTGAGGCGCGTGCTCCGGCCAGGCGGCGTGCTCTACGTCAACGACTTCCTGCTCAACCGCGACCGCCGCAACCTCGACCGCTACCAGCTCGGCCAGGAGAAATACGGCCTCTACGGCGTGTTCGACGTGGACGACGGCGGCACCCTGCGCCACCATGACCGCAACCACATGGAGGCCCTGTTCTCCGGCTTCACGACCCTGGCCTTCGAAGAGGTCGTCTACGAGACCATGCACGGGCACCAGTCCAACGGTTTCTACGCGGTCGTGAAGATGCCCGGGTAG